The segment TCCTCGAAAACGTATCTGGCAAAGCTTGATGCTTACTGGCGTGCAACGAACTACATTTCCGTAGGCCAGCTTTATTTGAAGGATAACCCGTTGTTAAGAGAACCGCTGAAGGATGCAGATGTCAAAGTGAAGCCGATCGGACACTGGGGGACCATCCCTGGGCAGAACTTTATCTATGCGCACCTGAACCGTGTAATCACTAAATATGATCTCAACATGTTCTATATTGAAGGCCCGGGCCATGGCGGCCAGGTGATGGTGTCGAACTCTTATCTGGACGGAAGCTACACCGAAATCTATCCGCAGATCACCCAAGACATCCCTGGTCTGAAAAAGCTGTTCAAGCAGTTCTCCTTCCCTGGCGGTGTTGCCTCCCATGCGGCTCCTGAAACACCCGGATCGATTCATGAAGGCGGCGAGCTGGGTTACTCCCTGTCGCACAGCGTGGGCTCAATTCTGGATAACCCTGAGCTGATCTCCGCAGTAGTGGTAGGTGACGGCGAAGCAGAGACCGGTCCGCTGGCCGCTTCCTGGCTGTCCAACCGGTTCATCAACCCGATTACAGACGGTGCGGTATTACCGATTCTGCACTTGAACGGCTTCAAGATCAGTAACCCGACCATCCTCTCCCGGATGAGCAGAGAAGAATTAACCGCCTATTTTGCCGGAAACGGCTGGGAAGCATTCTTCGTGGAAGGTGAGAACCCTGATCTGATGCACCCGGAAATGGCGAAGGTGCTGGATACGATCGTAGAGAGAATTGCCGCCATTCAGAAGAATGCCCGTGAAAATAACGATACTGCCCGTCCGGTATGGCCGATGCTGGTCTTCCGCTCCCCTAAAGGCTGGACCGGTCCGAAATCGTGGGATGGCGTGCCGAACGAAGGCTCTTTCCGTGCACACCAGGTACCGATTCCTGTGGATCAGAAAAACATGAAGCATGCTCCGGCGCTGCTGGAATGGCTGAACAGCTACAGACCTGAAGAATTGTTCGATGCTAACGGCCGTCTGAACGCGGATCTGGCGGAAATTCTGCCAACCGGCGACAGACGTATGGGGATGAACCCGGTAACGAATGCCGGTAAACTGATCAAAGACCTGCACAAGCCGAATTTCCGCAACTACACCTTAGATAATTCTGTTCCGGGTCAAGTGATTGCGCAGGATATGGCCGTGCTGGGGAAATACCTGAAAGAGGTTGTTACGCTCAACGAAGAGAACCGCAACTTCCGGATCTTTGGACCGGATGAGACCATGTCCAACCGTCTGGGACCTGTATTCGAAGTGACCAAGCGCCAATGGATGGACGCTATTCAGGAACCGCAGGATGAATTCCTCGCTCCGTATGGCCGTGTCATTGACTCCCAGTTATCAGAGCATCAGGCAGAGGGGATTCTGGAAGGGTACGTACTGACCGGCCGCCACGGATTCTTCGCCAGCTATGAAGCGTTCCTGCGCGTGGTCGATTCGATGATCACCCAGCACTTCAAGTGGCTGCGCAAGGCGACAGATCAGACCTGGAGAGAAGATATTCCATCCCTGAACGTCATCGCTACATCGACCGTGTTCCAGCAAGACCATAACGGTTATACCCACCAAGATCCGGGTCTGCTCGGCCATCTGGCTGACAAGAAGCCTGAATTCATCCGTGAGTATCTGCCGTCCGATGCGAACAGCCTGCTGGCTGTATTCGACACGATCCTGAATGACCGTCAGAAGATCAACCTGATCGTATCCTCCAAGCATCCGCGTCCACAGTGGTTCTCGGCCGATGAAGCTCAGGAGCTGGTAACTAAAGGACTCAAAATCATTGACTGGGCCAGCACCGACAAAGGCGGCGAGCCGGATCTCGTAATTGCTTCTTCCGGTACAGAACCAACTATGGAAGCCTTGGCTGCGATCTCGATCCTGCATGAGAAGCTGCCTGAGCTGAAGATCCGCTACATCAACGTGGTCGACCTGCTGAAGCTGAGAAGTCAGAAGCTTGATCCGCGCGGCTTGTCTGACGAGGAGTTTGATCAATTTTTCACAAAAGACAAACCGGTCATCTTCGCCTTCCACGGCTATGAAGGCCTGATCAAAGACCTGTTCTTCGACCGCCACAACCATAACCTGCATGTGCACGGCTACCGCGAGAATGGCGACATCACGACACCGTTCGATATGCGTGTACTCAACCAGATGGACCGCTTCGACCTCACGAAGGAAGCGGTGCTGAGTCTGCCGGAAGCAAGCAAATACCAGGCTATCGCTGACGAGATGGATGCTATGGTGCAGAAGCACCACGCGTACATCCGTGAAGAGGGCATCGACCTCCCAGAGGTTGAGAACTGGGTATGGAAGGCTTTGAACTAAGGTTAGGACGATAGTGTTATTTCATTAATAATATAGTAGGCTTCAATTAAGGAGCGCCCCGGTTAGTCATGTTGATGGCTGCGGGGCGCTTTTTGTGTCCGATGATTGGAGCTGGATTATGGTCTCCGGGTTGTCCGGGATCGATGAGGTCTCCGGCTGCAATACCTTCTTCCGCTGCGCCGCGGTGAGTACAGGGACACCATTACTCCCATTCATCTCCAACATGTGCTTCCAATAGCGCTTCGGCATCTTAGAGGAACGCAGCCGGTCATTGCGGCGCTCCTTGATGCCGATGGCGTGATAGAAGCCGGTCCATAAGCGGCGGTACGCTTCCTCGGTCTCATCGGGCTCGGGTGGAGTCCACCCGCTTAAGGGAACGATGGCCTCCCGTCCGGGCTCATGAATCAGCGCCGCCCCGTGCGTCTGGTCGTAGATCATGAAGCTCTCCCCCTGGAACCGGTCGCAGAAGTGTTCCCGGATTACAGGCAGCACATAGCCCTGCGGTTCAATGACTGCGGCCATGACCGGGCCGTATACAGAGAAGCGGACGAAGCCTGTATACAGATGCGCTTCATGCCGGAGCTGCTGAACGGCCTTCATCAGACTGTTAACAGTATCATCAGCCAGCATATTCATCACCTTGCGGCCATGCTGGAAGCCGAGATACAGGAAGTTCAGCAGCAGCATTTCCTTATCGGGGGCGCAGCTCCAGAAGCCCAGACGCACCAGCTCCTCGGCTTCGCGGCTGATCCGCAGCGGCAGGGACTTCAGTACCCGCGCGGCCTTCTCCTTGTCGGTCTCAATCCATTTCGCTTCCAGCAGCAGGCCTATTTCTCCGCCTTCAGCATGAATTGCCAGCGGAATCTCCTTCCAGGCATAGCTCTCAAATACACAGCACAGCAGACCCTCGAAGCTTCCGTCATAGGTGTACGCCAGTGCGGACGGCTTGAACATCAGGCCTTCGCCCCCTTGTTGAAGCTGTTCCAGTCCCCGGCGGCGGGCAAGGTGGAGAGGTTGAAGTCATCGAACAGCGTGAGCTGTTCCACCTGCGGCTGCTGGAGAGCCAGCTGCTGCCCGGACATGAGGGAGCGGAGCAGCGTATGCTCGCTTACCTTCAGCCCTTCCAGCGGTTTGTCCTTGCAGGTGATGAAGAACTGGGCACGCTTGAGGACCACTCCCAGCTTCTTCAGCGCGTGGAAATCGAGCGATCCGGCCCGTCTGGCCTTCACGATCCGCTGTGCACTTCTTACGCCGATGCCGGGTACACGCAGCAGCATTTCGTACGGGGCGCGGTTGATCTCAACGGGGAACTGCTCCCGGTGGTTAACGGCCCAGCTGCACTTGGGGTCCAGCAGCGGGTTGAAGTTCGGCACGGCCTCATCCAATAATTCATTCGCCTTGAAGCCGTAGAAGCGCAGCAGCCAATCGGCTTGATAGAGCCGGTGTTCCCGCAGCAGCGGCGGCTTGGTGTCTAGAGCGGGCAGGAGGGAATCCTCTACCACCGGGGTGTAGGCCGAGAAGAATACGCGCTTAAGTGAGTATTTGCGGTATAAGCCTTCCGTCAGATTCAGAATCTGGTAATCGGTATCTGGCGTTGCTCCCACGATCATCTGGGTGCTCTGTCCAGCCGGAGCGAAGCGGGGAGCATGGTTATACTTGACGATATCGGAGCGGTTCTCCTTGATCCGGCTGGTAATCAGCCCCATCGGCTTCAGGATGGATACCTTGCTCTTATCAGGTGCGAGCCGTCCGAGGCTCTCCTGCGAGGGCAGCTCGATGTTGACGCTCATGCGGTCGGCGAGCAGCCCAAGTCTGGACAGCAGGGCTTCGTCTGCTCCGGGGATGGCTTTTACATGAATATATCCGTTGAAATGATAGACATTGCGCAGCAGCTCAAGTGCGGCAATTAACTGCTCTGTGGTGTAGTCCGGATTGCGCATAATGCCTGAGCTAAGAAATAGTCCTTCTATATAATTACGGCGGTAGAATTGCATGGTGATATCTGCGATCTCTTCGGGGGTGAAGGCCGCCCGGCGAATGGGGTTAGATTTGCGGTTGATGCAATAGGCACAATCATATACACAACCGTTGGTCATAAGCACCTTCAGCAGCGAGATACAGCGCCCGTCCGCCGCGAAGCTGTGACAGATGCCCATCGGAGAGGTGTTGCCGAGCGCCCCGGCCTGGCCCTTGCGGTCGGAACCGCTTGAAGTGCACGCCACATCATATTTGGCGGAAGCGGTCAGAATCTCTAGTTTCTCCATTACATCCACGGTCTCAATCCCCCTCATATGTGAGCATTATATACCGAACGTACGTTCTTGTCAAAAGTATCTCCCCCTTCTTGGCCGACTGTAAAATGTATGCGCATTCCTTCTTGTGCTATAATAGAACCTGATGGTTCATGGAATGAGGAATCATACGGTTATTGAAATTCGGGTTAGGAGTGTTGCTGAAGTGAGAGGATATAACATATGGCGGCCCATCATGCTGATTGCGGTTGCGCTGCTGACAAGACAGTTAGTGACAAGTGTGTGCCTGATGTTCGGCATGTCGCAGGAATCGGCAGGCAGTGTAGCCATGCTGGGCATGATCGTTGCTGCTCTTATTATGTACAACCGCATGATGAAGGGCCGCCGCCGCAGATAAAATAAACAGAAGATCCGGCCGTATCTCTTCAGGCGGAGCGGATTGCATAGGAACAGGCTTGAAAGACGCCCGCACAGGTGTCTTTTTATTTTAGAACTGTCTTTTTACTAAAAAAATTTATGCAGACAGGTGCGCATCCCGGCGATCCGGCAAGCGGTGCTTGAATAATCTGGCTGGAGCTTATATTCTTAGAAGGATATGCTATATGAAGGACCATAGAGATTCAAGGTAACGTATATTCCCTGCAGGGAGGGCGTTATCTATAGAATCAACCCACAGCATGGGAAATGAACATACAGGAGGAAACCAATTGAGTACACAGAACATTGGAGTGCCGTTAGAGGGTTTTGCAGAATTTAGCCGGACGGTAGCCGCAGAGGGTGCGGTACTGCTTAAGAATGAGGGACAGGTGCTTCCGCTGGGTGACGGTGAGAGCGTCGCTGTTTTTGGCAGAATACAGGTGAATTATTACCGCAGCGGTACAGGATCGGGCGGTAGCGTTCACGTTGCATATACGACGAATCTGCTGGATGGACTGCGCAGCAAGAAGAACATTAGCGTGAATGAAGAGCTGGCTGCAGCCTACGAGGCCTGGATCGGGCTTAACCCGTTCGATGACGGCGGCAAGGTATGGGCTGCGGAGCCGTGGAACCAGAAGGAAATGCCGCTTACGGACGAGCTGGTGAAACAGGCAAGAAGCCAGTCAGCCAAAGCGGTTGTGGTCATTGGACGTACGGCGGGCGAGGATCAGGATAATGCCGATACTGCAGGCAGCTACCGGCTGACGGAAGATGAGAAGGCGATGCTTGTCTCGGTTACGGCTCATTTTGAACAGACGATTGTGGTGCTCAACGTATCCAACATTATGGATATGAGCTGGGTAAATGACGCCGCTTATGTGAACCCTATCTCTGCAGTGATCTATTCTTGGCATGGCGGCATGGAGGGCGGCCACGCGATCGCCGATGTTCTGGCCGGAGAGGTTACGCCAAGCGGCAAGCTGACGGACACTATCGCGTATTCCATTGAGGATTACCCGTCGACCCGCAACTACGGCAATGAGTTCAAGAATTTGTACGAGGAAGATATCTACGTGGGCTACCGTTATTTCGAGACCTTCTGTCCCGATAAGGTTCAGTATGAATTCGGCTACGGGATCTCTTACACGACCTTCAAGCTGGAGCCGGAGGAAGCGAAGCTGGTGAACCAGGCGGGCGAGCCGCAGATTGAAATCGGCGTCACCGTAACGAATACGGG is part of the Paenibacillus sp. FSL M7-0420 genome and harbors:
- a CDS encoding TIGR03915 family putative DNA repair protein, translated to MFKPSALAYTYDGSFEGLLCCVFESYAWKEIPLAIHAEGGEIGLLLEAKWIETDKEKAARVLKSLPLRISREAEELVRLGFWSCAPDKEMLLLNFLYLGFQHGRKVMNMLADDTVNSLMKAVQQLRHEAHLYTGFVRFSVYGPVMAAVIEPQGYVLPVIREHFCDRFQGESFMIYDQTHGAALIHEPGREAIVPLSGWTPPEPDETEEAYRRLWTGFYHAIGIKERRNDRLRSSKMPKRYWKHMLEMNGSNGVPVLTAAQRKKVLQPETSSIPDNPETIIQLQSSDTKSAPQPST
- a CDS encoding putative DNA modification/repair radical SAM protein, with amino-acid sequence MEKLEILTASAKYDVACTSSGSDRKGQAGALGNTSPMGICHSFAADGRCISLLKVLMTNGCVYDCAYCINRKSNPIRRAAFTPEEIADITMQFYRRNYIEGLFLSSGIMRNPDYTTEQLIAALELLRNVYHFNGYIHVKAIPGADEALLSRLGLLADRMSVNIELPSQESLGRLAPDKSKVSILKPMGLITSRIKENRSDIVKYNHAPRFAPAGQSTQMIVGATPDTDYQILNLTEGLYRKYSLKRVFFSAYTPVVEDSLLPALDTKPPLLREHRLYQADWLLRFYGFKANELLDEAVPNFNPLLDPKCSWAVNHREQFPVEINRAPYEMLLRVPGIGVRSAQRIVKARRAGSLDFHALKKLGVVLKRAQFFITCKDKPLEGLKVSEHTLLRSLMSGQQLALQQPQVEQLTLFDDFNLSTLPAAGDWNSFNKGAKA
- a CDS encoding phosphoketolase family protein, producing the protein MGLTIEQVDYSSKTYLAKLDAYWRATNYISVGQLYLKDNPLLREPLKDADVKVKPIGHWGTIPGQNFIYAHLNRVITKYDLNMFYIEGPGHGGQVMVSNSYLDGSYTEIYPQITQDIPGLKKLFKQFSFPGGVASHAAPETPGSIHEGGELGYSLSHSVGSILDNPELISAVVVGDGEAETGPLAASWLSNRFINPITDGAVLPILHLNGFKISNPTILSRMSREELTAYFAGNGWEAFFVEGENPDLMHPEMAKVLDTIVERIAAIQKNARENNDTARPVWPMLVFRSPKGWTGPKSWDGVPNEGSFRAHQVPIPVDQKNMKHAPALLEWLNSYRPEELFDANGRLNADLAEILPTGDRRMGMNPVTNAGKLIKDLHKPNFRNYTLDNSVPGQVIAQDMAVLGKYLKEVVTLNEENRNFRIFGPDETMSNRLGPVFEVTKRQWMDAIQEPQDEFLAPYGRVIDSQLSEHQAEGILEGYVLTGRHGFFASYEAFLRVVDSMITQHFKWLRKATDQTWREDIPSLNVIATSTVFQQDHNGYTHQDPGLLGHLADKKPEFIREYLPSDANSLLAVFDTILNDRQKINLIVSSKHPRPQWFSADEAQELVTKGLKIIDWASTDKGGEPDLVIASSGTEPTMEALAAISILHEKLPELKIRYINVVDLLKLRSQKLDPRGLSDEEFDQFFTKDKPVIFAFHGYEGLIKDLFFDRHNHNLHVHGYRENGDITTPFDMRVLNQMDRFDLTKEAVLSLPEASKYQAIADEMDAMVQKHHAYIREEGIDLPEVENWVWKALN